Proteins found in one Quercus robur chromosome 2, dhQueRobu3.1, whole genome shotgun sequence genomic segment:
- the LOC126698721 gene encoding uncharacterized protein LOC126698721: protein MRKEMDELRNAIKGKTDQSLERIVRKTDSPFTIAVQECPVPSKFRLPQLEPFDRLKDPLDHLNTFRTTLGLQQPLDEIFYRSFPTTLKGAAREWFNKLPTSSIDNFEQLSNSFVRHFVGGQRPKRTADHLLTIKQGEKEPLRSYVTRFTRGMLEIDETDDKVHLTTFKAGLKSRDFVASLAKNPPKTMAEALLKAQKYMNAEEALAAIDGADKSREKKKEKEDDRRGIKRERADRRNDDGNRRRDDKNPRPSKFTSLVMPVDQILTEIRDEPSLKWPKPLHSAPGLRDKRKYCRFHKDHGHYTEDCRDLKEQIEELIRNGKLQQYVKRGDFGRYGQKSQPVNARRDEDRPQPRP from the coding sequence atgaggaaagagatggacgaactaagAAACGCCATAAAAGGAAAGACGGACCAAAGTTTGGAGAGAATCGTCCGGAAGACGGATTCGCCCTTTACTATAGCTGTCCAGGAGTGCCCTGTACCCTCCAAATTCCGTCTACCACAGCTAGAACCTTTCGACAGACTGAAAGACCCCTTGGATCACCTGAATACCTTCAGGACGACCTTAGGCCTCCAACAGCCGCTTGACGAGATCTTCTATCGCTCATTCCCTACGACCCTCAAAGGAGCAGCCAGGGAATGGTTCAACAAGTTGCCAACATCGTCCATCGACAATTTCGAACAGTTGAGCAACTCCTTTGTCCGTCACTTCGTGGGGGGGCAGCGACCAAAGAGAACTGCCGACCACTTACTTACCATCAAACAAGGAGAGAAGGAACCACTGAGGTCCTACGTGACACGCTTCACCCGAGGAATGTTGGAAATAGATGAGACAGATGACAAGGTACATCTCACGACCTTCAAAGCAGGATTGAAGTCCAGGGATTTTGTAGCATCCTTGGCGAAGAACCCCCCTAAGACGATGGCCGAGGCACTGTTAAAGGCtcagaagtacatgaacgcgGAGGAAGCTCTGGCAGCTATTGATGGAGCAGATAAGAGtagggaaaagaagaaggaaaaggaggacGATCGAAGAGGGATAAAACGAGAACGGGCTGACAGGAGGAATGACGATGGGAATCGAAGGAGAGACGATAAAAACCCTCGTCCATCAAAGTTCACCTCGCTGGTGATGCCCGTAGATCAAATTCTAACAGAAATAAGGGACGAACCATCCCTAAAGTGGCCAAAACCACTCCATTCAGCACCTGGATTACGTGATAAGAGGAAATACTGCCGTTTCCATAAAGATCATGGGCACTACACGGAGGACTGCAGGGACCTAAAAGAGCAGATTGAAGAGCTCATCCGTAATGGGAAGCTACAACAGTATGTAAAAAGAGGGGATTTCGGCAGGTACGGACAGAAAAGCCAGCCAGTGAATGCACGAAGAGACGAAGATCGCCCCCAACCTCGTCCATAG